In Rahnella sikkimica, the following are encoded in one genomic region:
- a CDS encoding VirK/YbjX family protein, protein MTTLSYPSAEKAPLSGLQLMTALLSCRTVPGPSWKLPRYRLKFLYRALLHPRRTFGMLDYLARHPQRDEILSAMPSLPCKLHRAYQAANITPEQAMKRITDHYNMIGHCLPEAINHGYLSSKKMAIATLTGKEEQRYAISFNAIARLDKEGEATLTFHNTEGVSIAIVTFSFIKYQGKPTLFIGALQGPKANVDHQEIQRATKACHGLFPKRLVIEALTTLADVTGMTQIVAVGNHTHIYENSRYKKCKGKVFADYDSFWETMEAKPGEDGYFHLPRQIAHRPLEEIASKRRSEYRRRYQLLDDLESQIRQTFTRGHGHPTTLQETKAA, encoded by the coding sequence ATGACCACTTTAAGCTACCCTTCCGCAGAAAAGGCTCCGCTTTCCGGCCTGCAGTTGATGACGGCATTACTCTCCTGCCGCACGGTACCGGGCCCGTCATGGAAATTGCCGCGTTACCGGCTTAAATTCCTGTACCGTGCGCTGCTGCATCCGCGCCGGACTTTCGGGATGCTGGATTATCTCGCCCGGCATCCGCAGCGTGATGAAATTCTGTCTGCCATGCCGAGCCTGCCGTGCAAACTGCACCGCGCTTATCAGGCGGCCAATATCACGCCGGAACAGGCGATGAAACGCATCACCGATCACTACAACATGATCGGCCATTGTCTGCCGGAAGCGATTAACCACGGTTATCTGAGCAGCAAAAAAATGGCGATCGCCACGCTGACCGGCAAAGAAGAGCAGCGTTACGCCATCTCTTTTAACGCCATCGCCCGTCTGGATAAAGAAGGCGAGGCCACGCTGACGTTCCATAATACCGAAGGCGTTTCTATTGCCATCGTGACGTTCTCGTTTATTAAATATCAGGGGAAGCCGACGCTGTTTATTGGCGCATTGCAGGGGCCAAAGGCGAACGTAGATCATCAGGAAATTCAGCGGGCAACTAAAGCCTGCCACGGTTTATTTCCAAAACGTCTGGTGATTGAAGCGCTGACGACACTGGCGGATGTCACCGGCATGACGCAGATTGTGGCGGTCGGTAACCACACACACATTTATGAGAATTCGCGTTATAAAAAATGCAAAGGCAAGGTGTTTGCAGATTACGACAGCTTCTGGGAAACGATGGAGGCAAAACCGGGCGAAGACGGATATTTCCATCTGCCGCGCCAGATTGCCCACCGGCCGCTGGAGGAAATCGCCAGCAAACGCCGTTCTGAATACCGCCGCCGCTATCAGTTGCTGGATGACCTGGAAAGTCAGATCCGCCAGACTTTCACCCGCGGGCACGGCCACCCGACCACCCTGCAGGAAACCAAGGCGGCTTAA
- the cspD gene encoding cold shock-like protein CspD — protein sequence MQTGTVKWFNNAKGFGFICPQNGGEDIFAHYSTIQMEGYRTLKAGQQVNFDVHEGPKGNHASLIIPVESEAVA from the coding sequence ATGCAGACGGGTACTGTTAAATGGTTCAATAATGCTAAAGGCTTTGGCTTCATTTGCCCGCAAAATGGCGGTGAAGACATCTTCGCTCACTACTCCACAATCCAGATGGAGGGTTACCGGACACTCAAGGCCGGACAGCAGGTTAACTTCGACGTACATGAAGGCCCAAAGGGGAATCATGCCAGCCTTATTATCCCGGTGGAAAGCGAAGCGGTCGCCTGA
- the clpS gene encoding ATP-dependent Clp protease adapter ClpS — translation MGNNQDWLNFEHLTANKQKDEVKPPSMYKVILNNDDYTPMEFVIDVLQKFFSYDIERATQLMLQVHYRGKAVCGVYTAEVAETKVAHVNEYAKENEHPLLCTLEKA, via the coding sequence ATGGGCAATAATCAAGACTGGCTAAACTTTGAACATTTGACGGCGAATAAACAAAAGGATGAGGTAAAACCGCCATCTATGTATAAAGTTATATTAAACAACGACGATTACACTCCAATGGAATTTGTGATTGACGTTCTGCAAAAGTTCTTTTCTTATGACATTGAACGTGCAACGCAACTGATGCTCCAGGTGCACTACAGAGGCAAAGCGGTCTGCGGTGTTTATACCGCCGAAGTCGCGGAAACCAAAGTCGCACATGTGAATGAGTACGCCAAGGAGAATGAGCATCCGTTGCTGTGTACGCTGGAAAAAGCCTGA
- the clpA gene encoding ATP-dependent Clp protease ATP-binding subunit ClpA yields MLNQELELSLNMAFARAREHRHEFMTVEHLLLALLSNPAAREALEACTVDLVALRQELEAFIEQTTPTLPASEEERDTQPTLSFQRVLQRAVFHVQSSGRSEVSGANVLVAIFSEQESQAAYLLRKHDVSRLDVVNFISHGTRKDETGGQAQNNAESPVNEEQSAGEDRMENFTTNLNQLARVGGIDPLIGRDKELERAIQVLCRRRKNNPLLVGESGVGKTAIAEGLAWRIEQGDVPEVIAECTLYSLDIGSLLAGTKYRGDFEKRFKSLLKQLEQDKNSILFIDEIHTIIGAGAASGGQVDAANLIKPLLSSGKIRVIGSTTYQEFSNIFEKDRALARRFQKIDITEPTVEETVQIINGLKTKYEAHHDVRYTAKAVRAAVELSVKYINDRHLPDKAIDVIDEAGARSRLMPVSKRKKTVNVSDIESVVARIARIPEKTVSATDRDVLKNLGDRLKMLVFGQDPAIEALTEAIKMSRAGLGQDHKPVGSFLFAGPTGVGKTEVTVQLAKALDIELLRFDMSEYMERHTVSRLIGAPPGYVGFDQGGLLTDAVIKHPHAVVLLDEIEKAHPDVFNLLLQVMDNGTLTDNNGRKADFRNIILVMTTNAGVRETERKSIGLVHQDNSPDAMEEIKRTFTPEFRNRLDNVIWFNHLSTDVIQQVVDKFIVELQAQLDAKGVSLEVSDEARDWLTVKGYDRAMGARPMTRTVQENLKKPLANELLFGSLVDGGSVSVTLDKEADKLTYHFMSAQKKKPEGAVH; encoded by the coding sequence ATGCTCAATCAAGAACTTGAACTCAGTCTCAACATGGCTTTCGCAAGAGCCCGTGAGCACCGGCATGAGTTTATGACCGTGGAGCACCTGTTGCTGGCGTTGCTCAGCAACCCTGCTGCCCGTGAAGCGCTTGAAGCTTGTACAGTTGATCTCGTGGCCTTGCGCCAGGAACTGGAAGCCTTCATCGAGCAAACCACACCCACCTTACCTGCCAGTGAAGAGGAACGTGATACCCAGCCTACGCTGAGTTTCCAGCGCGTTCTGCAACGTGCGGTATTCCACGTTCAATCTTCCGGTCGCAGCGAAGTGTCTGGCGCCAATGTTCTGGTCGCGATTTTCAGCGAGCAGGAATCACAGGCTGCCTACCTTCTGCGCAAACATGATGTCAGCCGCCTTGATGTGGTGAACTTTATTTCGCACGGTACCCGTAAAGATGAAACGGGCGGCCAGGCGCAAAACAATGCGGAAAGCCCAGTTAACGAAGAGCAGTCGGCGGGGGAAGATCGTATGGAGAACTTCACCACTAATCTTAACCAGTTAGCGCGCGTAGGTGGCATTGATCCGCTGATTGGCCGTGATAAAGAACTGGAGCGCGCAATTCAGGTGCTCTGCCGTCGCCGTAAAAACAACCCGCTGCTGGTGGGCGAGTCTGGTGTTGGTAAAACCGCCATTGCCGAAGGTCTGGCATGGAGAATTGAGCAGGGCGATGTGCCGGAAGTCATCGCCGAGTGCACCCTGTATTCGCTGGATATTGGTTCTCTGCTGGCGGGTACCAAATACCGCGGTGATTTCGAAAAACGTTTCAAATCCCTGCTGAAACAGCTTGAGCAGGATAAGAACAGCATTCTGTTTATTGATGAAATCCATACGATTATCGGTGCCGGTGCGGCGTCAGGTGGTCAGGTGGATGCGGCTAACCTGATTAAACCGTTGCTGTCTAGCGGCAAGATCAGAGTGATCGGCTCAACAACCTATCAGGAATTCAGCAATATCTTTGAGAAAGACCGTGCCCTGGCGCGTCGCTTCCAGAAAATTGATATTACTGAGCCTACTGTTGAAGAGACCGTTCAGATCATTAATGGCCTGAAAACCAAATACGAAGCGCATCACGATGTGCGTTATACCGCGAAAGCGGTGCGTGCAGCGGTTGAGTTGTCGGTTAAATACATCAATGACCGTCATCTGCCGGACAAAGCCATCGACGTTATTGACGAAGCAGGCGCACGCAGCCGGTTAATGCCGGTCAGCAAACGCAAGAAAACCGTTAACGTCAGCGACATTGAAAGCGTGGTTGCGCGTATTGCCCGTATCCCGGAAAAAACCGTTTCGGCAACAGACCGCGATGTGCTGAAAAACCTGGGCGATCGTCTGAAAATGCTGGTCTTCGGGCAGGATCCTGCCATCGAAGCACTGACCGAAGCGATCAAAATGAGCCGTGCCGGTTTGGGTCAGGATCACAAACCTGTCGGTTCATTCCTGTTCGCCGGGCCTACAGGTGTCGGTAAAACAGAGGTCACGGTTCAGCTGGCAAAAGCGCTGGATATCGAACTGCTGCGCTTTGACATGTCGGAATACATGGAACGCCACACGGTCAGCCGTCTGATTGGTGCGCCTCCGGGATATGTTGGGTTCGATCAGGGCGGTTTACTGACGGATGCGGTGATTAAACATCCTCACGCCGTGGTGCTGCTCGATGAGATCGAGAAAGCCCACCCGGACGTTTTCAATCTGCTGTTGCAGGTGATGGACAACGGGACGCTGACCGACAACAACGGCCGTAAAGCGGACTTCCGTAACATCATTCTGGTGATGACCACCAACGCCGGTGTGCGTGAAACGGAACGTAAATCGATTGGTCTGGTTCATCAGGATAACAGCCCTGATGCGATGGAAGAGATTAAACGTACCTTTACGCCTGAATTCCGTAACCGTCTGGACAATGTGATCTGGTTCAACCATCTGTCTACGGATGTTATCCAGCAGGTTGTTGATAAGTTTATTGTTGAACTGCAGGCGCAGCTGGATGCGAAAGGCGTGTCACTGGAAGTCAGTGATGAAGCCCGTGACTGGCTGACGGTGAAAGGCTATGACCGTGCGATGGGTGCGCGTCCGATGACCCGAACCGTTCAGGAAAACCTGAAAAAACCACTCGCTAACGAACTGCTGTTTGGTTCACTGGTGGATGGTGGTTCCGTCTCTGTGACACTGGATAAAGAGGCTGACAAGCTGACGTATCACTTCATGAGTGCGCAGAAGAAAAAACCGGAAGGCGCGGTGCACTGA